The genomic segment CTGTTGCTTTCCTGTTATGGTATTCTCCTCAGCGCGGCTCGGTAAGGGCCCAATGATGGTAGAACATACTCCCCGTAATTTTTTTGTGTGTCGTAGGTGCGCCACTATCATTTAGTAATTGGAGCGAAGTGGGTAAATAAATAGTTACTATTTGGTGAATAATCTCAATTTAGGTGGGTGGTGGAGATTTTAGGTTACTTATAAACGTGTTAAGATATAATTTATCGATAGCTAAAACGTTTTTGGTAATTTCGAAACAATTACTGACCTTTGGCGTTACTAGTGTAATTGGAAAGCAATGATTGTTTCATTTGGTTCTAACGAAACTGAAAAGATTTGGGATGGTGAAAGAGTCAAGAATCTTCCACCAGAAATTCAACAGATTGGAAGGCGAAAACTTAGAATGCTGAGTAATGCTCAATCAATTGGAGACTTGAAAATCCCACCTTCAAATCGTCTTGAAAAGTTGTCAGGAATAAGGAAAGGCTATTATAGCATTAGAATCAATGACCAATGGAGAATAATATT from the Williamwhitmania sp. genome contains:
- a CDS encoding type II toxin-antitoxin system RelE/ParE family toxin — its product is MIVSFGSNETEKIWDGERVKNLPPEIQQIGRRKLRMLSNAQSIGDLKIPPSNRLEKLSGIRKGYYSIRINDQWRIIFLWENNQAKEVEIIDYH